A part of Melittangium boletus DSM 14713 genomic DNA contains:
- a CDS encoding FecR domain-containing protein, producing the protein MRGNPNVSGLALVFALVLCPPAISRAQQHAADDDVYVVQPGDTCGSIGRKVFGDPAKGSATLHALNKMGPPPHDLKPGTVLRVRGDPDARLTFIKPEVNSKRAGKPDWFQASTGQGLWRLDSVNTLRQAGAEMTFRDLTRLQMNENALVVLYGEDTPATDQVKKSGAVELLQGELSLSLAELRGDSLGVKMPAATVSSRSKELVVGVDSQQMTRLSVFDGQAEVNAQGQRVRVPRDHGTRVEKGKVPEQPRLLPEPPEWVGGVRSVRLLLDGQGVDEALTWTPVVRAETYRVELARDERFNDRVHEASVPAGPAVLESVARALLPGQYFARVRAVDAAGLLGRVSEVRQVEVLRVKTDRGSLGPQGLQGTYPLEFTVDGAEALEARLDGVVTSLPVRVEAVGTHTLELRPRGMPGARAETLSLTVSPPRVDVTLEPGAESFLARVRVLDAHGAPLEVPPHAVTLRGVEGTQVEPLTKQTDGSWLARAVPVVRDGERVASLEALWGNTSLQRLSARAPAPVPPPAPGVTPEAARVSVLGAPSGGRLDAAPLPTSFLPQALLVELRAQPGPGRGVDVAGSRATLFVEGRVAERVALGTALRTSPGTASALSASVSGRVWLSESPTFRALLSFEGMWAGAESDEASRGLWLRPALLLGGRWDRWALSTSQGYALRPGEARATWDSSYQGWFLPRPTLALGAELGAQIGATPREKGPHSYAAGVGARWKRGGFELGASVRRGLGPQGATVWGTWSGQLTLGWSGLLASRPQ; encoded by the coding sequence GTGCGCGGAAATCCAAACGTTAGCGGTCTCGCCCTGGTGTTCGCCCTGGTGCTGTGTCCGCCAGCCATTTCCCGGGCCCAGCAGCACGCGGCCGATGACGACGTGTATGTCGTCCAGCCCGGGGATACGTGCGGCAGCATCGGGCGCAAGGTGTTCGGCGATCCCGCGAAGGGCTCGGCGACGCTGCACGCGCTCAACAAGATGGGGCCTCCGCCGCACGACTTGAAGCCGGGCACGGTGCTGCGCGTCCGGGGCGATCCGGATGCCCGCCTCACCTTCATCAAGCCCGAGGTCAACTCCAAGCGCGCGGGCAAGCCGGACTGGTTCCAGGCCAGCACGGGCCAGGGTCTGTGGCGGCTGGACTCCGTCAACACGCTGCGCCAGGCCGGCGCGGAGATGACGTTCCGGGACCTGACGCGCTTGCAGATGAACGAGAACGCGCTCGTCGTCCTCTACGGCGAGGACACCCCGGCGACGGATCAGGTGAAGAAGTCCGGCGCGGTGGAGTTGCTCCAGGGCGAGCTGAGCCTGTCGCTGGCGGAGCTGCGCGGCGACTCCCTGGGTGTGAAGATGCCGGCGGCCACCGTGTCCTCGCGCTCGAAGGAGCTCGTCGTCGGGGTGGACTCCCAGCAGATGACGCGCCTGTCCGTCTTCGATGGACAGGCCGAGGTGAATGCCCAGGGTCAGCGGGTGCGGGTGCCCCGGGATCACGGGACGCGGGTGGAGAAGGGCAAGGTGCCCGAGCAGCCCCGCCTCCTGCCCGAGCCTCCGGAGTGGGTGGGGGGAGTGCGCTCGGTGCGGCTGCTGCTGGACGGGCAGGGCGTGGACGAGGCGTTGACGTGGACGCCCGTGGTCCGGGCGGAGACGTACCGCGTGGAGCTGGCCCGGGACGAGCGTTTCAATGATCGGGTGCACGAGGCGTCCGTTCCGGCGGGTCCGGCGGTGCTCGAGTCCGTGGCGCGCGCGCTGCTCCCCGGCCAGTACTTCGCCCGGGTGCGCGCCGTGGACGCGGCGGGCTTGCTGGGCCGGGTCTCGGAGGTGCGCCAGGTCGAGGTGCTGCGGGTGAAGACCGATCGGGGCTCGCTCGGTCCCCAGGGGCTCCAGGGCACGTACCCGTTGGAGTTCACGGTGGACGGCGCCGAGGCGCTGGAGGCGCGGCTGGACGGAGTCGTCACCTCGCTGCCGGTGCGCGTGGAGGCGGTGGGCACGCATACCCTGGAGCTGCGGCCTCGCGGCATGCCCGGCGCACGCGCGGAGACCCTGTCGCTCACCGTGTCGCCGCCTCGCGTGGACGTGACGCTCGAGCCCGGGGCTGAGTCCTTCCTGGCGCGGGTCCGCGTGCTCGACGCGCATGGCGCGCCCCTGGAGGTTCCTCCCCACGCGGTGACGTTGCGCGGGGTCGAGGGCACCCAGGTGGAGCCCCTGACGAAGCAGACGGATGGCTCCTGGCTGGCGCGCGCGGTGCCCGTCGTGCGGGACGGGGAGCGCGTGGCCTCGCTGGAAGCGCTCTGGGGCAACACGTCCCTTCAGCGGCTCAGTGCCCGTGCTCCGGCGCCGGTGCCTCCGCCTGCCCCGGGGGTGACTCCGGAAGCGGCGCGGGTGTCCGTGTTGGGCGCGCCTTCCGGAGGCCGCCTGGACGCGGCGCCCCTGCCCACGAGCTTCCTGCCGCAGGCCCTGCTCGTCGAGCTGCGCGCCCAGCCTGGACCGGGGCGGGGCGTGGACGTGGCGGGGAGCCGCGCCACGCTCTTCGTGGAGGGCCGCGTCGCGGAGCGCGTGGCGTTGGGCACGGCGCTGCGCACGAGCCCCGGGACGGCCTCGGCGCTGTCCGCTTCCGTCTCGGGACGGGTGTGGCTGTCGGAGTCGCCCACCTTCCGCGCGCTCCTCTCCTTCGAGGGCATGTGGGCGGGCGCCGAGTCCGACGAGGCCTCCCGGGGCCTGTGGCTGCGTCCGGCGTTGCTCCTGGGTGGACGTTGGGACCGGTGGGCCTTGTCCACCAGCCAGGGCTATGCCCTGCGCCCCGGCGAGGCCCGCGCCACCTGGGACAGCTCCTACCAGGGCTGGTTCCTGCCCCGGCCGACCCTGGCGCTCGGCGCGGAGCTGGGCGCCCAGATTGGCGCCACGCCTCGGGAGAAGGGCCCTCATTCCTACGCGGCCGGCGTGGGGGCCCGCTGGAAGCGGGGAGGCTTCGAGCTGGGCGCGTCCGTGCGCCGGGGGCTCGGTCCTCAGGGGGCCACGGTGTGGGGCACCTGGAGTGGACAGTTGACGCTTGGCTGGTCGGGTCTGCTCGCGTCGCGGCCGCAGTAG
- a CDS encoding adenylate/guanylate cyclase domain-containing protein yields the protein MDANSVPPQVSRGITPRGVSLFTRLFLLVLVCALPPLVGLGWKMMDTNVAALQELVRHLHRSLVGDVQRSVRGELARVEQELEGLGQLLFAPGLGEDATRYALVGSRVAALGTIDFVTLYAPNGQSVKTVKADEVPPPQVPSRLDARVLAALEASKGHLVVQDVRAGAEGGPVLEVFFPLLRDGGPRAILGTQVKLGPLCALMGTLGERFLGARENVFVVDRQRRLVLHADPSRVAAREDFSRHGLFQALSGDSSFNTDMAAVSDFHLEGQEMMGSLEALSELGWAVAVQQPRAVAYASLSEMRQSILAALGVAALVALLAGLLGARQLTWPLRALVAATRALSERTFQGVGERVTRRSDELGTLGRAFDGMARTLETKEREVIAQTEARAALSRYLSPEVVELVVSNPGKLRLGGERREVTLFFADVVGFTRLSESQPPEVIVALLNELFTFATEIIQRRGGIIDKFIGDCIMAVWGTPNAHEDDALRAVQAAEDLRRWLDVGNRRWRERWGIEIQLAIGVHTGPAVAGNVGSDKRMEYTVIGDTVNVAARLESMAQPGQILVSEATHARLGDNASDLVPAGERQLSGRTAVTRTYEVPV from the coding sequence ATGGATGCGAACTCCGTCCCCCCTCAGGTGAGCCGTGGCATCACCCCGCGCGGCGTCTCGCTCTTCACGCGCTTGTTCCTCCTCGTCCTCGTCTGCGCCCTGCCGCCGCTGGTGGGGCTGGGCTGGAAGATGATGGACACCAACGTGGCCGCGCTCCAGGAGCTCGTGCGCCACCTGCATCGCTCGCTCGTGGGAGACGTGCAGCGCTCCGTGCGCGGGGAGCTGGCGCGCGTCGAGCAGGAATTGGAGGGACTCGGTCAGCTCCTCTTCGCCCCGGGACTGGGCGAGGACGCCACGCGCTATGCGCTCGTGGGCTCGCGGGTCGCCGCCCTGGGCACCATCGACTTCGTCACGCTCTACGCGCCCAACGGGCAGAGCGTGAAGACGGTGAAGGCCGATGAGGTGCCCCCTCCCCAGGTGCCCTCCCGGTTGGACGCGCGGGTGCTCGCGGCGCTCGAGGCCTCCAAGGGCCACCTGGTGGTCCAGGACGTGCGCGCCGGGGCCGAGGGCGGTCCCGTGCTCGAGGTCTTCTTCCCTCTCCTTCGCGACGGCGGACCGCGCGCCATCCTCGGCACCCAGGTGAAGCTCGGACCGTTGTGCGCGCTCATGGGGACGCTCGGCGAGCGCTTCCTCGGCGCGCGTGAGAACGTGTTCGTCGTGGACCGCCAGCGGCGGCTCGTGCTGCACGCCGACCCCTCCCGGGTGGCCGCGCGCGAGGACTTCTCCCGGCATGGCCTCTTCCAGGCGCTCAGCGGCGACTCGTCCTTCAATACGGACATGGCCGCCGTCTCCGACTTCCACCTGGAGGGCCAGGAGATGATGGGCTCGCTGGAGGCCCTGTCCGAGCTGGGGTGGGCCGTGGCGGTCCAGCAGCCCCGGGCCGTGGCGTACGCCTCGCTGTCGGAGATGCGCCAGTCCATCCTCGCCGCGCTCGGCGTGGCCGCGCTGGTGGCCCTGCTGGCGGGACTGCTCGGCGCGCGGCAGCTCACCTGGCCCCTGCGCGCCCTCGTGGCGGCGACGCGGGCCCTGTCCGAGCGGACCTTCCAGGGCGTGGGCGAGCGCGTCACCCGGCGCTCGGATGAGCTGGGCACCCTGGGGCGCGCCTTCGACGGCATGGCCCGGACGTTGGAGACGAAGGAGCGCGAGGTCATCGCCCAGACCGAGGCGCGCGCCGCCCTCAGCCGCTACCTGTCCCCGGAGGTGGTGGAGCTGGTGGTGTCCAATCCCGGCAAGCTGCGGCTCGGGGGCGAGCGCCGCGAGGTCACCCTCTTCTTCGCCGACGTGGTGGGCTTCACCCGCCTGTCCGAGTCCCAGCCCCCGGAAGTCATCGTCGCGCTGCTCAACGAGCTGTTCACCTTCGCCACGGAGATCATCCAGCGGCGCGGGGGCATCATCGACAAGTTCATCGGGGACTGCATCATGGCCGTCTGGGGCACGCCCAACGCGCACGAGGACGACGCGCTGCGCGCCGTGCAGGCCGCCGAGGATCTGCGCCGCTGGCTCGACGTGGGCAACCGCCGCTGGCGCGAGCGCTGGGGCATCGAGATCCAGCTCGCCATCGGCGTGCACACCGGCCCCGCGGTGGCGGGCAATGTCGGCAGTGACAAGCGCATGGAGTACACCGTCATCGGAGACACGGTGAACGTGGCCGCGCGGCTCGAGTCCATGGCCCAGCCCGGGCAGATCCTCGTGAGCGAGGCGACGCACGCGCGGCTGGGCGACAACGCGAGCGACCTGGTGCCCGCGGGCGAGCGCCAGTTGTCGGGCCGCACCGCCGTCACCCGGACCTACGAGGTGCCGGTGTGA
- a CDS encoding stage II sporulation protein M, translating into MEMPEFIEARRPRWQTLETLLDKAEGRGLRALELEEARSLGRLYRAVSSDLLWVRARSGSADVSEYLNDLVGRAYALTYPGERPRLADMWGFVARGFPALLRQEWRMYAASLLLFLAGLGFGYLGMWADPDAAPYLVPTEHLSLDPLRRAADEAAGEGASVEQQAQFTTFLFTHNIQVAFLAFALGITAGVGTAIMLFSNGLMLGALAQVYTAKGMAGWFWAWILPHGIPEITAICIAGAAGFVIARGQVAPKGLPRGMALRQEAVGAVRLLFGTLALFVLAGFIEGTISQIHPPKLSVAFKVSFALVVGAGVYAYLGSDWIRAGRRAAAR; encoded by the coding sequence ATGGAGATGCCCGAGTTCATCGAGGCGCGGAGGCCGCGCTGGCAGACGCTGGAGACGCTGCTCGACAAGGCCGAGGGCCGGGGTCTGCGCGCCCTGGAGCTGGAGGAGGCGCGCTCCCTGGGCCGGCTCTACCGCGCCGTCTCCAGCGATCTCCTGTGGGTGCGCGCGCGCAGTGGCTCGGCGGACGTGAGCGAGTACCTGAATGATCTGGTGGGCCGGGCCTACGCGCTCACCTATCCGGGAGAGCGGCCGAGGCTCGCGGACATGTGGGGCTTCGTCGCCCGGGGCTTTCCCGCGCTCCTGCGCCAGGAGTGGCGCATGTACGCGGCGTCGCTGCTCCTGTTCCTCGCGGGGCTGGGCTTCGGCTACCTGGGCATGTGGGCGGACCCCGACGCGGCGCCCTACCTGGTGCCCACCGAGCACCTGTCGTTGGATCCCCTCCGCCGCGCCGCCGACGAGGCCGCGGGCGAGGGCGCCAGCGTGGAGCAGCAGGCGCAGTTCACCACCTTCCTCTTCACCCACAACATCCAGGTGGCCTTCCTCGCCTTCGCGCTGGGCATCACCGCGGGCGTGGGCACCGCGATCATGCTCTTCAGCAACGGGCTGATGCTGGGCGCGCTCGCGCAGGTGTACACGGCCAAGGGCATGGCGGGCTGGTTCTGGGCGTGGATCCTCCCGCACGGCATTCCGGAGATCACCGCCATCTGCATCGCGGGCGCGGCGGGCTTCGTCATCGCCCGGGGACAGGTGGCGCCCAAGGGCCTGCCTCGGGGCATGGCGCTGCGTCAGGAGGCGGTGGGGGCGGTGCGGCTGCTCTTCGGAACGCTCGCGCTCTTCGTGCTCGCGGGCTTCATCGAGGGCACCATCTCCCAAATCCATCCGCCCAAGCTGTCGGTGGCCTTCAAGGTGTCCTTCGCCCTGGTCGTGGGCGCGGGCGTTTATGCCTACCTGGGCTCGGATTGGATTCGCGCGGGACGGCGGGCCGCCGCACGGTAG
- a CDS encoding expansin EXLX1 family cellulose-binding protein gives MRIERLIPGRWLAVVLLPLLAACGDSSDGSGGGNKIEGMLPLGEYQDGLITFYDATGAGNCSYDPSPGNLDVAAMNIGQYLNSAVCGSCVEIEGPKGNLRVRIVDSCPDCPDKGHLDLSRSAFAKIADPVDGRVRVRWRPVACDVSGPVSYHIKDGSSQWWTAVQVRNHRLPVTKLEYRKNGAWVDVKRESYNYFVEPKGMGEGAIQIRVTAQDGQTLEDTLPGATSNKLFSGGSQFRAPTGGN, from the coding sequence ATGCGCATCGAGAGGCTCATTCCTGGACGTTGGCTCGCGGTGGTCCTGCTTCCCCTGCTGGCGGCCTGTGGCGATTCCTCGGACGGCTCCGGAGGTGGGAACAAGATAGAGGGCATGCTGCCCCTGGGCGAGTACCAGGACGGACTCATCACGTTCTACGACGCGACCGGCGCGGGCAATTGCAGCTACGATCCGAGCCCCGGGAATCTGGACGTGGCCGCGATGAACATCGGCCAGTACCTGAACAGCGCGGTGTGTGGCTCGTGCGTGGAGATCGAGGGGCCCAAGGGGAACCTGCGCGTGCGCATCGTGGACTCCTGCCCGGATTGTCCCGACAAGGGGCACCTGGATCTCAGCCGCTCGGCCTTCGCGAAGATCGCCGACCCCGTCGACGGGCGCGTGCGGGTGCGCTGGCGCCCCGTGGCGTGTGACGTCTCGGGACCCGTGAGCTACCACATCAAGGACGGCAGCTCGCAGTGGTGGACGGCCGTCCAGGTGCGCAACCACCGCCTGCCGGTGACGAAGCTCGAGTACCGCAAGAATGGCGCCTGGGTGGACGTCAAGCGCGAGAGCTACAACTACTTCGTCGAGCCCAAGGGCATGGGCGAGGGTGCCATCCAGATCCGGGTGACGGCGCAGGATGGGCAGACGCTGGAGGACACCCTGCCGGGCGCGACGTCCAACAAGCTCTTCTCGGGCGGGAGCCAGTTCCGCGCGCCCACGGGAGGCAACTAG
- a CDS encoding serine/threonine-protein kinase, translated as MKLQTGQLIGGRFRVLRALGEGGMGAVYEAEQQGLGRLVALKVMHPHVAQAPGFVERFHREARVLARLRHEGSVEVYDYGLDAGFLFLAMERVTGETLEAVLQREGALAPRRAVGIAMRTLEVLEAAHALGIFHRDLKPSNLFLEAHPGGERVKVLDFGLATLGMPAQARLTQEGMTVGTPGFMSPEQLRGFPLDGRSDLYSLGCVLYEMLTGLVPFAAMPTVEMATSHLYRPVTPPREARPDLLVSERLSAVVMKALEKLPTARPADAAAMREELLAVLAEPGAEQVPRRRGEGKKQERVTAPLMAAPRPAPGDVSVGVLASRADLAEPLVVALAACGFQARRVGAEESWTELGVVLVVAEGRDALAQARQWVSRPGVPPLLLCGPAEDWDLVTGALEGGLFDFVPLPPDPMDLTRKVSRARKSKR; from the coding sequence GTGAAGCTCCAGACGGGTCAGCTCATCGGAGGGCGCTTTCGCGTCCTGCGCGCGCTGGGCGAGGGCGGCATGGGCGCCGTCTACGAGGCGGAGCAGCAGGGCCTGGGCCGCCTCGTGGCCCTCAAGGTGATGCACCCGCATGTCGCCCAGGCGCCGGGTTTCGTCGAGCGCTTCCATCGCGAGGCGCGGGTGCTGGCCCGGCTTCGCCACGAGGGCTCGGTGGAGGTGTATGACTATGGGCTCGACGCGGGCTTCCTCTTCCTCGCCATGGAGCGGGTGACGGGGGAGACGCTCGAGGCCGTGCTCCAGCGGGAAGGCGCGCTGGCCCCGCGCCGCGCCGTGGGCATCGCCATGCGGACCCTGGAGGTGTTGGAGGCCGCGCACGCGCTCGGCATCTTCCACCGCGACCTCAAGCCCTCCAACCTGTTCCTGGAGGCGCACCCGGGGGGCGAGCGCGTGAAGGTGCTCGACTTCGGGCTCGCCACGCTCGGGATGCCCGCCCAGGCGCGATTGACCCAGGAGGGCATGACGGTGGGCACGCCGGGCTTCATGTCGCCGGAGCAACTGCGCGGCTTTCCCCTGGATGGCCGGAGCGATCTCTACTCGCTCGGGTGCGTGCTCTACGAAATGCTCACCGGCCTGGTGCCCTTTGCCGCCATGCCCACCGTGGAGATGGCCACCTCGCACCTGTACAGGCCCGTGACTCCTCCGCGCGAGGCCCGGCCGGATCTCCTCGTGTCCGAGCGTCTGTCGGCCGTGGTGATGAAGGCGCTGGAGAAGCTGCCCACCGCGCGCCCGGCGGACGCGGCGGCCATGCGCGAGGAACTGCTCGCCGTGCTCGCCGAACCCGGAGCGGAGCAGGTGCCCAGACGGAGGGGCGAGGGCAAGAAGCAGGAGCGTGTGACCGCGCCGCTGATGGCCGCGCCCAGGCCCGCGCCGGGCGATGTGTCCGTGGGGGTCCTCGCCTCGCGGGCGGACCTCGCCGAGCCCCTGGTGGTGGCGCTCGCCGCGTGCGGCTTCCAGGCGCGGCGGGTGGGCGCCGAGGAGTCCTGGACGGAGCTGGGAGTGGTGCTCGTCGTCGCGGAGGGACGCGATGCGCTCGCCCAGGCGAGGCAGTGGGTCTCGCGTCCGGGCGTTCCGCCCCTCCTTCTATGTGGTCCCGCGGAGGACTGGGACCTGGTGACGGGGGCGCTGGAGGGGGGGCTGTTCGACTTCGTCCCCCTTCCGCCCGACCCGATGGATCTGACCCGGAAGGTATCGCGTGCGCGGAAATCCAAACGTTAG